A single genomic interval of Rosistilla ulvae harbors:
- the csb2 gene encoding type I-G CRISPR-associated protein Csb2, giving the protein MNTFSIDVELLTGRYVAADVANRETAEWPPHPGRLFMAMAATCFEMGEDAADVAALQWLEQLPPPDIFASDGNRRSRHAVYVPVNDKVTASKSLLQTAPGLSRSKQERAFPTMIPDDATVTFVWHDVEHFASHLDGLQRICSNVIRVGHSSSLVRAWAQIDAGTPNRPRWEPTRRGAEVQLRIAGEGEFERLRIACGADRIDRFADLAETISSSKGTQKRKAKATFELEFGMPFKSSLRPPEPTPPVLGQWQGYARDAGPTNRRKVVEGEHFDSQLLVFRKLDGPNLGVQDSLALTKRLRDAAMANCEIQPPPVWLSGHEANGNATTDPHAAFVALPYAGGQYGDGHLMGLAIALPKQIAPETRGEALRGLLLDKNDDERPIELKLGNLGVWTLCMESEATAAKTLQNATWTRPSSAWASVTPVVLDRYPKSDRSTDRMRWNAEAAETIALACKRAGLPTPSNVEIDTTSWHRGVPRAVSKRRRLRGDSEREATTRLGDGFMPMPSRAGKPTRPQVHARIEFHDQVTGPVILGAGRFSGYGLCKPIHDTSR; this is encoded by the coding sequence ATGAATACGTTTTCGATCGACGTCGAATTGCTCACCGGACGCTACGTCGCAGCGGACGTTGCAAACCGTGAAACGGCGGAATGGCCACCGCATCCGGGGCGGTTGTTCATGGCGATGGCAGCGACCTGTTTTGAGATGGGGGAAGATGCCGCGGACGTTGCTGCGCTGCAGTGGCTCGAACAATTGCCTCCGCCAGATATTTTTGCGAGTGATGGAAACAGACGCTCACGTCACGCCGTCTATGTCCCAGTCAACGACAAGGTGACGGCAAGCAAGTCGTTGCTGCAAACCGCACCGGGATTGAGTCGGTCGAAACAGGAGCGAGCCTTTCCTACGATGATTCCCGACGACGCAACGGTGACATTTGTTTGGCACGATGTTGAGCACTTCGCTTCCCATCTCGATGGCTTGCAGCGGATTTGCAGCAACGTCATCCGCGTCGGGCATTCGTCGTCACTCGTAAGAGCCTGGGCTCAGATCGATGCTGGCACGCCAAACCGCCCGCGTTGGGAACCGACCCGACGTGGGGCCGAGGTTCAGTTGCGGATCGCGGGGGAAGGGGAGTTCGAACGTCTGCGCATCGCGTGTGGGGCTGATCGAATCGACCGCTTCGCTGATTTGGCTGAGACGATCTCATCGTCCAAAGGAACGCAAAAGCGCAAGGCAAAGGCGACTTTTGAATTGGAGTTTGGCATGCCCTTCAAATCGTCTTTGCGTCCGCCAGAACCGACGCCGCCAGTGCTCGGACAATGGCAGGGGTATGCCCGCGACGCCGGTCCCACCAATAGGCGGAAAGTCGTCGAAGGCGAGCATTTTGATTCCCAACTGCTTGTGTTTCGCAAGCTCGATGGCCCCAACCTAGGCGTTCAAGATTCGCTTGCGTTGACCAAACGGTTGCGCGACGCGGCCATGGCCAACTGCGAAATTCAGCCTCCGCCGGTGTGGCTCAGCGGTCACGAAGCCAACGGCAATGCGACGACCGATCCTCACGCTGCATTCGTTGCGCTCCCTTATGCGGGTGGGCAATATGGTGATGGACACCTGATGGGACTTGCCATCGCATTGCCAAAACAGATCGCCCCAGAAACACGCGGCGAGGCGCTGCGTGGCTTGCTGTTAGACAAGAACGATGACGAACGCCCCATTGAACTGAAGCTCGGGAACTTGGGTGTCTGGACGTTGTGCATGGAATCGGAGGCGACAGCTGCAAAGACACTTCAAAACGCCACCTGGACCCGACCAAGCTCCGCGTGGGCGAGCGTCACACCAGTCGTCCTGGATCGCTACCCCAAGTCGGACCGTTCGACTGACCGAATGCGATGGAACGCCGAAGCTGCCGAAACGATCGCATTGGCGTGCAAGCGGGCGGGTCTACCGACACCCAGCAACGTGGAGATCGATACAACTTCCTGGCATCGCGGAGTTCCGCGGGCCGTGTCGAAACGGCGTCGCCTGCGTGGCGACTCGGAACGCGAAGCGACAACACGACTTGGAGACGGGTTCATGCC